In the genome of Drosophila yakuba strain Tai18E2 chromosome 3R, Prin_Dyak_Tai18E2_2.1, whole genome shotgun sequence, one region contains:
- the LOC6538732 gene encoding C2 domain-containing protein 5 isoform X1 codes for MPGKVGVKIKAARNLPVMDKSSETTDAFVEIKLASVTHKTDVFRKSLNPTWNTDWFRFEVDDAELQDEPLQIRLMDYDTYSANDAIGKVNISLNPLCLESSSQAVHGKGTVLSGWIPVFDTMHGIRGEINVIVKVDLFSDVNKFRQSSCGIPFFHSQCVPFGYRAQVIHGFVEELVVNDDPEYQWIDKIRTPRASNEARQVVFLKLSGQVQRRMGLKAINMGANAVIGYTQCFDLEGDVGVVARGIGTAVTLIKDTSTSQPNSADVALIEELTQKYLDFLNCAGASSSSLPLSGRTPQYRLNIYREPSSSAPSSAAAAAAATMFYLESASSDTEDAELMQNLIKQEDERGDRNREKKLRHRMRRLTLSSSKIFSQKYATLIRRIEPKIPENATQSLSSIFGGATAASSSFRRRRKSRFAASTSKSSIPPFITRSISSDSNVRPGHMPVKSFLTVPGLMEYQENTRSAPDLPGDEFQARTRPTSNYSTESEDSLQLDLEIGPPESNGEDFPDEEEDLQDNWIKPGETRSCENSQQDLGPSHHNLLDDLKGFSRRLQKLMHLSPKCSELENRPKHPFVPSLERKPYYSSQPELPSCSNDWLGSNLSGSSSMLQLNFLPSYEKTMQRSASLNHLVAPDNDTPVPPNTLLLKAPELRVCPSTPTPTQSNLVVFDYNNSPCLTQLDQSVNISNSTNHSNHNNESSLLAPFAIRQQQQPLRVIRSSSELQQQPCSIGAAASTGPSNIPTTVEGSSPNLKRFASPVSNSRLKLTPSPSKSGISATTNADSASTSTASTATTMVPATVGEICRRSSDSDLSVTPKGIAFTFHRKRNSICVASERLVAATAMMRLTQPSVGAKPGTAADSLDMLEYPFLTMTKYPTGFILHLGATVAARSVKLLERVPNPDEPEVRDSWWTELRMEIRSHARSLGCNVVLGYAETTTISDDVCVLSATGTAAVINMVFNRSVSQTDIFTMSKATASVAAMTNSVEDGNGSTAGDTSIGKDSGSLGTGNSSGGKRYGLPPLNGPRNACAICHIPYNLSSVPFNVKMKKCAVCRKGRVPDVLLATLEVPEFMQVTGRGCFMQAQVVRAKRDLRAELNAKEISDGLPFLEYELHRVLINKLKAKGMNAIFGLRTQVAIGERMIALIATGTALFLTALPVPQVPKIVAGNSWTDKQKLNELQKKLQETFERNQEIYQLKSLDPDLVANAGGVPTTGASGDKQSDTDDSDEEEMNEIDLNCGNKELCVLEVDDIEDLEIISLLMEPYPPEGFHVVNTQQVPGMLEMDTVKNLQMFTQVWRARLEVGQSVNGFPKHFQRLLQTIYFKLRTMIPCAICDLRFRLDLPETDQIQLLVTGMAMGLSDANRMKYRGRGRPAQQQQQQQPAPQQQNGFHDGTVHATQSQPELHGKRMLQEEDYIFPLDEDQMVDTPTPTSTAIPPFGMSSFKMRKTSPSRLNNLVSGLPSTGVKPLNVGSVPRSRYFPLRDRYGVDVTPLSFIPGGRIDKYLGNLNFFFIRESTSIRENGGISGFVHGFITELLAVVRAHIASLGGNAMVSFYITELMLFDNQHKNQGQCLISIGGDAVYVSYHADD; via the exons ATGCCGGGCAAGGTGGGGGTGAAGATTAAGGCGGCGCGCAACCTGCCCGTGATGGACAAAAGCAGCGAAACCACGGACGCCTTCGTGGAGATCAAACTGGCCTCGGTGACCCACAAGACGGATGTCTTCCGCAAGAGTTTGAATCCCACCTGGAATACCGATTG GTTCCGTTTCGAGGTGGACGATGCTGAGCTCCAGGATGAGCCCCTGCAAATTCGCCTTATGGACTACGACACGTACTCTGCGAACGATGCAATCGGAAAAGTCAACATCAGCTTGAATCCTCTGTGCCTGGAGAGCTCTAGTCAGGCGGTGCACGGCAAGGGCACTGTGCTATCCGGCTGGATTCCCGTTTTCGACACTATGCACGGCATCCGCGGCGAGATCAATGTGATTGTTAAGGTGGATCTGTTCTCGGACGTTAACAAGTTTCGGCAGAGCTCCTGCGGCATCCCCTTCTTCCATT CTCAGTGTGTGCCATTTGGCTACCGCGCCCAGGTGATTCATGGCTTTGTTGAGGAATTAGTGGTCAATGACGATCCGGAGTACCAGTGGATCGACAAAATACGCACCCCGCGCGCTTCCAACGAGGCTCGCCAAGTGGTTTTTCTCAAGTTGTCTGGCCAAGTGCAGCGGAGAATGGGTCTTAAGGCTATTAATATGGGTGCTAATGCCGTCATCGGTTATACCCAGTGCTTCGATCTGGAGGGCGACGTGGGTGTGGTGGCCCGAGGCATTGGAACGGCTGTCACGCTGATCAAGGACACCAGCACAAGTCAGCCAAACAGTGCGGATGTGGCTCTAATCGAAGA ACTGACACAAAAGTATCTAGACTTCCTCAACTGTGCGGGGGCGAGCAGCTCAAGTTTGCCTCTCTCCGGCCGCACGCCCCAATATCGTCTAAATATCTATAGGGAACCCAGCTCGTCGGCGCCCTCGtctgcagcagcggcggcagcagcaacaatgttTTACTTGGAGAGTGCCAGCAGCGACACCGAGGATGCGGAACTAATGCAGAATCTCATTAAGCAAGAGGACGAGCGTGGCGATCGCAATCGCGAGAAAAAACTACGACACCGTATGCGCCGTCTAACGCTCTCTTCGAGTAAGATTTTTAGCCAGAAATACGCCACACTTATCCGGCGGATTGAGCCGAAGATACCGGAGAATGCTACACAGTCGTTGAGCAGCATCTTTGGCGGGGCCACTGCAGCCAGCTCGAGTTTTAGGCGGCGACGCAAGTCTCGTTTCGCGGCATCGACATCCAAATCCTCAATTCCTCCTTTTATAACCAGATCCATTAGTAGCGATTCGAACGTCCGTCCTGGTCACATGCCCGTCAAGAGTTTCCTCACCGTGCCCGGGTTGATGGAGTACCAAGAGAACACCCGCTCGGCACCTGATTTGCCTGGAGATGAGTTTCAAGCCAGGACACGGCCAACATCTAATTACTCAACTGAATCAGAAGACTCTCTGCAGTTGGATCTCGAAATAGGGCCACCTGAGAGCAATGGCGAAGACTTCCCGGATGAGGAGGAAGATCTACAAGATAATTGGATTAAGCCAGGAGAGACTCGGAGCTGCGAGAACAGCCAGCAGGATTTGGGTCCAAGCCACCACAATCTGCTCGACGACCTCAAAGGCTTCTCACGTCGCCTGCAAAAGTTGATGCATCTGAGCCCCAAGTGCAGCGAATTAGAGAATAGACCAAAGCATCCGTTTGTGCCCTCGCTGGAACGCAAGCCGTATTACAGCTCACAACCGGAGTTGCCTAGCTGCTCCAATGATTGGCTGGGATCCAACCTCAGCGGATCCTCGTCCATGCTGCAGTTGAACTTTCTCCCCAGTTACGAGAAGACCATGCAACGCAGTGCGTCGTTGAATCATCTAGTGGCACCCGATAATGACACTCCAGTTCCACCCAACACGCTGCTGCTGAAGGCGCCCGAGCTGCGCGTCTGCCCCTCTACACCCACTCCCACCCAGTCCAATCTAGTCGTCTTCGATTACAATAACTCCCCTTGCCTTACCCAATTAGATCAATCTGTAAATATCTCTAATAGTACTAACCATAGTAACCACAATAATGAATCATCATTGCTTGCTCCATTTGCCAttcgacaacaacaacaaccactacGCGTAATTAGATCCAGCTCCGAGCTCCAACAGCAACCCTGTTCCATAGGAGCAGCCGCAAGCACTGGACCGTCCAATATACCCACAACGGTGGAGGGTAGCAGTCCCAATTTGAAACGCTTCGCCTCGCCGGTGAGCAACAGTCGTCTAAAGTTGACGCCTAGTCCCTCGAAGAGCGGCATCTCGGCGACAACGAATGCGGATAGCGCATCCACTTCTACCGCCTCGACGGCCACAACAATGGTGCCGGCCACCGTCGGCGAGATCTGCCGCAGATCCTCCGACTCCGACCTTAGTGTCACGCCCAAAG GCATAGCCTTTACGTTCCACCGGAAGC GAAACTCCATATGTGTGGCTAGTGAGCGCCTGGTGGCCGCCACGGCGATGATGCGTTTAACGCAGCCGTCGGTGGGAGCCAAACCTGGAACGGCGGCCGACAGTCTGGATATGTTGGAGTATCCCTTCCTGACCATGACAAAATACCCGACGGGATTCATTCTTCATTTGGGCGCAACGGTCGCGGCACGTTCCGTAAAACTGCTGGAGCGTGTGCCCAATCCGGATGAGCCAGAAGTACGAGACAGCTGGTGGACGGAGCTCCGAATGGAGATCCGATCGCATGCCCGTTCCCTGGGCTGTAATGTGGTGCTAGGTTATGCCGAAACCACCACCATATC TGACGATGTCTGCGTTTTATCTGCCACAGGAACGGCGGCAGTGATTAACATGGTGTTCAATCGATCTGTATCGCAAACCGATATCTTTACCATGTCAAAAGCAACCGCCAGCGTTGCAGCCATGACAAATTCCGTGGAGGACGGAAATGGAAGCACCGCCGGGGATACGAGCATTGGCAAGGACAGCGGTTCCCTGGGCACCGGCAACAGTTCGGGAGGCAAACGCTATGGACTTCCCCCACTCAATGGACCCCGGAATGCCTGTGCCATCTGCCACATACCCTACAACCTAAGTTCGGTGCCTTTCAATGTGAAGATGAAGAAGTGCGCGGTGTGCCGCAAGGGAAGAGTTCCGGATGTACTGCTCGCCACGCTGGAAGTGCCCGAGTTTATGCAGGTTACCGGAAGGGGTTGCTTCATGCAGGCCCAAGTGGTGCGCGCCAAAAGAGATCTGCGTGCGGAGCTGAACGCCAAAGAAATATCGGATGGTCTACCCTTCTTGGAGTACGAACTTCATCGAGTGCTGATCAACAAGCTGAAGGCCAAGGGCATGAATGCCATCTTTGGACTACGCACACAAGTTGCCATTGGCGAGCGTATGATAGCGTTGATAGCCACGGGAACGGCTCTATTTCTCACAGCTTTACCGGTGCCGCAGGTACCAAAGATCGTGGCAGGCAACTCGTGGACCGACAAGCAAAAGCTTAATGAGTTGCAGAAGAAATTGCAAGAAACGTTTGAACGCAACCAGGAGATATACCAGCTGAAAAGCTTGGATCCGGATTTGGTAGCCAATGCCGGAGGAGTACCAACCACAGGCGCCTCTGGCGATAAACAATCGGATACAGACGACTCTGATGAAGAGGAGATGAACGAAATCGATCTGAACTGTGGCAACAAGGAGTTGTGTGTCCTGGAAGTGGACGATATCGAAGACTTGGAAATCATATCGCTATTAATGGAGCCTTATCCGCCGGAAGGCTTCCATGTGGTCAATACGCAGCAGGTGCCGGGAATGCTGGAAATGGATACAGTCAAGAATCTGCAGATGTTCACCCAAGTGTGGCGCGCTCGACTCGAGGTGGGCCAAAGTGTAAACGGATTTCCCAAACACTTTCAGAG ACTGTTGCAGACCATTTACTTCAAGCTACGCACTATGATACCCTGTGCTATCTGCGATCTTCGTTTCCGACTAGATCTGCCAGAGACG GATCAAATTCAATTGCTAGTCACTGGCATGGCTATGGGCCTGAGCGATGCCAACCGAATGAAGTACCGCGGACGCGGACGACCggctcagcagcagcagcagcagcagccggcACCTCAACAGCAGAACGGATTTCATGATGGCACGGTGCACGCCACTCAATCTCAGCCAGAGTTACACGGTAAACGAATGCTGCAAGAGGAGGATTACATATTTCCGTTGGACGAGGATCAGATGGTGGACACACCCACGCCGACCAGCACCGCTATTCCGCCATTCGGAATGAGCTCATTTAAAATGCGAAAAACTTCGCCATCGCGTCTAAACAACCTCGTTTCGGGATTGCCTTCAACCGGAGTCAAGCCGTTGAACGTTGGATCGGTTCCACGTAGCCGTTAT TTTCCTCTGCGCGATCGTTATGGAGTGGACGTGACACCACTAAGTTTCATACCCGGTGGTCGTATAGATAAATATTTGGGCAACCTGAACTTCTTCTTTATTCGGGAGAGCACCTCGATCCGGGAAAATGGCGGCATCAGCGGATTTGTCCATGGCTTTATTACCGAACTGCTGGCTGTAGTGAGGGCTCACATCGCTTCGCTGGGCGGAAATGCCATGGTCTCTTTTTACATCACCGAACTCATGTTGTTCGATAATCAGCACAAAAATCAG GGCCAGTGCCTGATTAGCATCGGTGGCGATGCTGTCTATGTGAGCTACCATGCCGATGACTGA
- the LOC6538732 gene encoding C2 domain-containing protein 5 isoform X2, giving the protein MPGKVGVKIKAARNLPVMDKSSETTDAFVEIKLASVTHKTDVFRKSLNPTWNTDWFRFEVDDAELQDEPLQIRLMDYDTYSANDAIGKVNISLNPLCLESSSQAVHGKGTVLSGWIPVFDTMHGIRGEINVIVKVDLFSDVNKFRQSSCGIPFFHSQCVPFGYRAQVIHGFVEELVVNDDPEYQWIDKIRTPRASNEARQVVFLKLSGQVQRRMGLKAINMGANAVIGYTQCFDLEGDVGVVARGIGTAVTLIKDTSTSQPNSADVALIEELTQKYLDFLNCAGASSSSLPLSGRTPQYRLNIYREPSSSAPSSAAAAAAATMFYLESASSDTEDAELMQNLIKQEDERGDRNREKKLRHRMRRLTLSSSKIFSQKYATLIRRIEPKIPENATQSLSSIFGGATAASSSFRRRRKSRFAASTSKSSIPPFITRSISSDSNVRPGHMPVKSFLTVPGLMEYQENTRSAPDLPGDEFQARTRPTSNYSTESEDSLQLDLEIGPPESNGEDFPDEEEDLQDNWIKPGETRSCENSQQDLGPSHHNLLDDLKGFSRRLQKLMHLSPKCSELENRPKHPFVPSLERKPYYSSQPELPSCSNDWLGSNLSGSSSMLQLNFLPSYEKTMQRSASLNHLVAPDNDTPVPPNTLLLKAPELRVCPSTPTPTQSNLVVFDYNNSPCLTQLDQSVNISNSTNHSNHNNESSLLAPFAIRQQQQPLRVIRSSSELQQQPCSIGAAASTGPSNIPTTVEGSSPNLKRFASPVSNSRLKLTPSPSKSGISATTNADSASTSTASTATTMVPATVGEICRRSSDSDLSVTPKGNSICVASERLVAATAMMRLTQPSVGAKPGTAADSLDMLEYPFLTMTKYPTGFILHLGATVAARSVKLLERVPNPDEPEVRDSWWTELRMEIRSHARSLGCNVVLGYAETTTISDDVCVLSATGTAAVINMVFNRSVSQTDIFTMSKATASVAAMTNSVEDGNGSTAGDTSIGKDSGSLGTGNSSGGKRYGLPPLNGPRNACAICHIPYNLSSVPFNVKMKKCAVCRKGRVPDVLLATLEVPEFMQVTGRGCFMQAQVVRAKRDLRAELNAKEISDGLPFLEYELHRVLINKLKAKGMNAIFGLRTQVAIGERMIALIATGTALFLTALPVPQVPKIVAGNSWTDKQKLNELQKKLQETFERNQEIYQLKSLDPDLVANAGGVPTTGASGDKQSDTDDSDEEEMNEIDLNCGNKELCVLEVDDIEDLEIISLLMEPYPPEGFHVVNTQQVPGMLEMDTVKNLQMFTQVWRARLEVGQSVNGFPKHFQRLLQTIYFKLRTMIPCAICDLRFRLDLPETDQIQLLVTGMAMGLSDANRMKYRGRGRPAQQQQQQQPAPQQQNGFHDGTVHATQSQPELHGKRMLQEEDYIFPLDEDQMVDTPTPTSTAIPPFGMSSFKMRKTSPSRLNNLVSGLPSTGVKPLNVGSVPRSRYFPLRDRYGVDVTPLSFIPGGRIDKYLGNLNFFFIRESTSIRENGGISGFVHGFITELLAVVRAHIASLGGNAMVSFYITELMLFDNQHKNQGQCLISIGGDAVYVSYHADD; this is encoded by the exons ATGCCGGGCAAGGTGGGGGTGAAGATTAAGGCGGCGCGCAACCTGCCCGTGATGGACAAAAGCAGCGAAACCACGGACGCCTTCGTGGAGATCAAACTGGCCTCGGTGACCCACAAGACGGATGTCTTCCGCAAGAGTTTGAATCCCACCTGGAATACCGATTG GTTCCGTTTCGAGGTGGACGATGCTGAGCTCCAGGATGAGCCCCTGCAAATTCGCCTTATGGACTACGACACGTACTCTGCGAACGATGCAATCGGAAAAGTCAACATCAGCTTGAATCCTCTGTGCCTGGAGAGCTCTAGTCAGGCGGTGCACGGCAAGGGCACTGTGCTATCCGGCTGGATTCCCGTTTTCGACACTATGCACGGCATCCGCGGCGAGATCAATGTGATTGTTAAGGTGGATCTGTTCTCGGACGTTAACAAGTTTCGGCAGAGCTCCTGCGGCATCCCCTTCTTCCATT CTCAGTGTGTGCCATTTGGCTACCGCGCCCAGGTGATTCATGGCTTTGTTGAGGAATTAGTGGTCAATGACGATCCGGAGTACCAGTGGATCGACAAAATACGCACCCCGCGCGCTTCCAACGAGGCTCGCCAAGTGGTTTTTCTCAAGTTGTCTGGCCAAGTGCAGCGGAGAATGGGTCTTAAGGCTATTAATATGGGTGCTAATGCCGTCATCGGTTATACCCAGTGCTTCGATCTGGAGGGCGACGTGGGTGTGGTGGCCCGAGGCATTGGAACGGCTGTCACGCTGATCAAGGACACCAGCACAAGTCAGCCAAACAGTGCGGATGTGGCTCTAATCGAAGA ACTGACACAAAAGTATCTAGACTTCCTCAACTGTGCGGGGGCGAGCAGCTCAAGTTTGCCTCTCTCCGGCCGCACGCCCCAATATCGTCTAAATATCTATAGGGAACCCAGCTCGTCGGCGCCCTCGtctgcagcagcggcggcagcagcaacaatgttTTACTTGGAGAGTGCCAGCAGCGACACCGAGGATGCGGAACTAATGCAGAATCTCATTAAGCAAGAGGACGAGCGTGGCGATCGCAATCGCGAGAAAAAACTACGACACCGTATGCGCCGTCTAACGCTCTCTTCGAGTAAGATTTTTAGCCAGAAATACGCCACACTTATCCGGCGGATTGAGCCGAAGATACCGGAGAATGCTACACAGTCGTTGAGCAGCATCTTTGGCGGGGCCACTGCAGCCAGCTCGAGTTTTAGGCGGCGACGCAAGTCTCGTTTCGCGGCATCGACATCCAAATCCTCAATTCCTCCTTTTATAACCAGATCCATTAGTAGCGATTCGAACGTCCGTCCTGGTCACATGCCCGTCAAGAGTTTCCTCACCGTGCCCGGGTTGATGGAGTACCAAGAGAACACCCGCTCGGCACCTGATTTGCCTGGAGATGAGTTTCAAGCCAGGACACGGCCAACATCTAATTACTCAACTGAATCAGAAGACTCTCTGCAGTTGGATCTCGAAATAGGGCCACCTGAGAGCAATGGCGAAGACTTCCCGGATGAGGAGGAAGATCTACAAGATAATTGGATTAAGCCAGGAGAGACTCGGAGCTGCGAGAACAGCCAGCAGGATTTGGGTCCAAGCCACCACAATCTGCTCGACGACCTCAAAGGCTTCTCACGTCGCCTGCAAAAGTTGATGCATCTGAGCCCCAAGTGCAGCGAATTAGAGAATAGACCAAAGCATCCGTTTGTGCCCTCGCTGGAACGCAAGCCGTATTACAGCTCACAACCGGAGTTGCCTAGCTGCTCCAATGATTGGCTGGGATCCAACCTCAGCGGATCCTCGTCCATGCTGCAGTTGAACTTTCTCCCCAGTTACGAGAAGACCATGCAACGCAGTGCGTCGTTGAATCATCTAGTGGCACCCGATAATGACACTCCAGTTCCACCCAACACGCTGCTGCTGAAGGCGCCCGAGCTGCGCGTCTGCCCCTCTACACCCACTCCCACCCAGTCCAATCTAGTCGTCTTCGATTACAATAACTCCCCTTGCCTTACCCAATTAGATCAATCTGTAAATATCTCTAATAGTACTAACCATAGTAACCACAATAATGAATCATCATTGCTTGCTCCATTTGCCAttcgacaacaacaacaaccactacGCGTAATTAGATCCAGCTCCGAGCTCCAACAGCAACCCTGTTCCATAGGAGCAGCCGCAAGCACTGGACCGTCCAATATACCCACAACGGTGGAGGGTAGCAGTCCCAATTTGAAACGCTTCGCCTCGCCGGTGAGCAACAGTCGTCTAAAGTTGACGCCTAGTCCCTCGAAGAGCGGCATCTCGGCGACAACGAATGCGGATAGCGCATCCACTTCTACCGCCTCGACGGCCACAACAATGGTGCCGGCCACCGTCGGCGAGATCTGCCGCAGATCCTCCGACTCCGACCTTAGTGTCACGCCCAAAG GAAACTCCATATGTGTGGCTAGTGAGCGCCTGGTGGCCGCCACGGCGATGATGCGTTTAACGCAGCCGTCGGTGGGAGCCAAACCTGGAACGGCGGCCGACAGTCTGGATATGTTGGAGTATCCCTTCCTGACCATGACAAAATACCCGACGGGATTCATTCTTCATTTGGGCGCAACGGTCGCGGCACGTTCCGTAAAACTGCTGGAGCGTGTGCCCAATCCGGATGAGCCAGAAGTACGAGACAGCTGGTGGACGGAGCTCCGAATGGAGATCCGATCGCATGCCCGTTCCCTGGGCTGTAATGTGGTGCTAGGTTATGCCGAAACCACCACCATATC TGACGATGTCTGCGTTTTATCTGCCACAGGAACGGCGGCAGTGATTAACATGGTGTTCAATCGATCTGTATCGCAAACCGATATCTTTACCATGTCAAAAGCAACCGCCAGCGTTGCAGCCATGACAAATTCCGTGGAGGACGGAAATGGAAGCACCGCCGGGGATACGAGCATTGGCAAGGACAGCGGTTCCCTGGGCACCGGCAACAGTTCGGGAGGCAAACGCTATGGACTTCCCCCACTCAATGGACCCCGGAATGCCTGTGCCATCTGCCACATACCCTACAACCTAAGTTCGGTGCCTTTCAATGTGAAGATGAAGAAGTGCGCGGTGTGCCGCAAGGGAAGAGTTCCGGATGTACTGCTCGCCACGCTGGAAGTGCCCGAGTTTATGCAGGTTACCGGAAGGGGTTGCTTCATGCAGGCCCAAGTGGTGCGCGCCAAAAGAGATCTGCGTGCGGAGCTGAACGCCAAAGAAATATCGGATGGTCTACCCTTCTTGGAGTACGAACTTCATCGAGTGCTGATCAACAAGCTGAAGGCCAAGGGCATGAATGCCATCTTTGGACTACGCACACAAGTTGCCATTGGCGAGCGTATGATAGCGTTGATAGCCACGGGAACGGCTCTATTTCTCACAGCTTTACCGGTGCCGCAGGTACCAAAGATCGTGGCAGGCAACTCGTGGACCGACAAGCAAAAGCTTAATGAGTTGCAGAAGAAATTGCAAGAAACGTTTGAACGCAACCAGGAGATATACCAGCTGAAAAGCTTGGATCCGGATTTGGTAGCCAATGCCGGAGGAGTACCAACCACAGGCGCCTCTGGCGATAAACAATCGGATACAGACGACTCTGATGAAGAGGAGATGAACGAAATCGATCTGAACTGTGGCAACAAGGAGTTGTGTGTCCTGGAAGTGGACGATATCGAAGACTTGGAAATCATATCGCTATTAATGGAGCCTTATCCGCCGGAAGGCTTCCATGTGGTCAATACGCAGCAGGTGCCGGGAATGCTGGAAATGGATACAGTCAAGAATCTGCAGATGTTCACCCAAGTGTGGCGCGCTCGACTCGAGGTGGGCCAAAGTGTAAACGGATTTCCCAAACACTTTCAGAG ACTGTTGCAGACCATTTACTTCAAGCTACGCACTATGATACCCTGTGCTATCTGCGATCTTCGTTTCCGACTAGATCTGCCAGAGACG GATCAAATTCAATTGCTAGTCACTGGCATGGCTATGGGCCTGAGCGATGCCAACCGAATGAAGTACCGCGGACGCGGACGACCggctcagcagcagcagcagcagcagccggcACCTCAACAGCAGAACGGATTTCATGATGGCACGGTGCACGCCACTCAATCTCAGCCAGAGTTACACGGTAAACGAATGCTGCAAGAGGAGGATTACATATTTCCGTTGGACGAGGATCAGATGGTGGACACACCCACGCCGACCAGCACCGCTATTCCGCCATTCGGAATGAGCTCATTTAAAATGCGAAAAACTTCGCCATCGCGTCTAAACAACCTCGTTTCGGGATTGCCTTCAACCGGAGTCAAGCCGTTGAACGTTGGATCGGTTCCACGTAGCCGTTAT TTTCCTCTGCGCGATCGTTATGGAGTGGACGTGACACCACTAAGTTTCATACCCGGTGGTCGTATAGATAAATATTTGGGCAACCTGAACTTCTTCTTTATTCGGGAGAGCACCTCGATCCGGGAAAATGGCGGCATCAGCGGATTTGTCCATGGCTTTATTACCGAACTGCTGGCTGTAGTGAGGGCTCACATCGCTTCGCTGGGCGGAAATGCCATGGTCTCTTTTTACATCACCGAACTCATGTTGTTCGATAATCAGCACAAAAATCAG GGCCAGTGCCTGATTAGCATCGGTGGCGATGCTGTCTATGTGAGCTACCATGCCGATGACTGA